A window from Acropora palmata chromosome 14, jaAcrPala1.3, whole genome shotgun sequence encodes these proteins:
- the LOC141866917 gene encoding uncharacterized protein LOC141866917 isoform X1, translated as MESPGYPSSYSQRMDHCNISVPIPLGANMRVFIRVSFQVFSIYSRRWSCWYYGSLEIMNENGDSFGRYCGNRNGQAVVVNGRLVVLRFRSGYYGSYGRFRLLFTPVYPTVAPSTQPPAPTTYPACPQVVNNTMESPGYPSSYSQRMDHCNISVPIPLGANMRVFIRVSFQVFSIYSRRWSCWYYGSLEIMNENGDSFGRYCGYRNGQAVVMNGSIVVLRFRSGYYGSYGRFRVLFTPVYPFTTSQPSSSQVPPSRGPDAQSQLRRFIAVLRDILVLMEYVVDNQLGGPSSGKFTKRDHIARINDAVKDVETAMKRAGQQKRNLDTVTFEQLKKRAAEVIAKMEDKEGQFKERAQLDVAKGKRQVEDQKLAKEREETNQNNELKEEKKEA; from the exons ATGGAAAGCCCAGGATATCCCAGCTCCTATTCACAGAGAATGGATCATTGCAACATCTCTGTTCCCATTCCCTTGGGAGCAAACATGCGAGTCTTCATTCGAGTCtcctttcaagtcttctccaTCTATAGCCGTCGTTGGAGCTGCTG GTACTATGGTTCTCTGGAGATAATGAATGAAAACGGAGACAGCTTTGGAAGATATTGTGGCAATCGAAATGGACAAGCCGTCGTGGTGAATGGTCGCCTTGTTGTTCTAAGATTTCGCTCAGGATATTATGGCAGTTATGGTCGATTTCGGTTGCTTTTCACCCCTGTTTACC CAACTGTAGCTCCCTCGACACAACCACCTGCACCGACAACATATCCAG cgTGCCCGCAAGTTGTTAACAACACCATGGAAAGCCCAGGATATCCCAGCTCCTATTCACAGAGAATGGATCATTGCAACATCTCTGTTCCCATTCCCTTGGGAGCAAACATGCGAGTCTTCATTCGAGTCtcctttcaagtcttctccaTCTATAGCCGTCGTTGGAGCTGCTG GTATTATGGTTCTCTGGAGATAATGAATGAAAACGGAGACAGCTTTGGAAGATATTGTGGCTATCGAAATGGACAAGCCGTCGTGATGAATGGTAGCATTGTTGTTCTACGATTTCGCTCAGGATATTATGGCAGTTATGGTCGATTTCGGGTGCTTTTCACCCCTGTTTACC CTTTCACAACAAGCCAACCAAGTTCTTCACAAGTACCTCCCTCACGTGGGCCAGATGCTCAAAG tCAACTCAGAAGATTTATTGCTGTTCTCCGAGACATCCTGGTTCTG ATGGAATACGTGGTAGACAACCAACTTGGTGGTCCTTCCTCTGGGAAATTCACCAAACGGGATCACATAG CTCGCATCAATGATGCGGTAAAGGACGTGGAAACTGCCATGAAAAGAGCCGGTCAGCAAAAGCGTAACCTCGACACAGTGACATTTGAGCAGTTGAAGAAGAGGGCTGCTGAAGTAATAGCAAAGATGGAAGATAAGGAAG GTCAGTTCAAGGAAAGAGCGCAGTTGGATGTTGCAAAAGGGAAACGTCAAGTAGAGGATCAAAAGCTGGCGAAAGAGAGAGaggaaaccaatcaaaacaacgAGCtcaaagaagagaagaaagaagcTTGA
- the LOC141866917 gene encoding uncharacterized protein LOC141866917 isoform X2 — protein MNENGDSFGRYCGNRNGQAVVVNGRLVVLRFRSGYYGSYGRFRLLFTPVYPTVAPSTQPPAPTTYPACPQVVNNTMESPGYPRYYVYTTGCNISVPIPMGANMQVLFQVFYIRDSGWNCGYYGSLEIMNENGDSFGRYCGYRNGQAVVMNGSIVVLRFRSGYYGSYGRFRVLFTPVYPFTTSQPSSSQVPPSRGPDAQSQLRRFIAVLRDILVLMEYVVDNQLGGPSSGKFTKRDHIARINDAVKDVETAMKRAGQQKRNLDTVTFEQLKKRAAEVIAKMEDKEGQFKERAQLDVAKGKRQVEDQKLAKEREETNQNNELKEEKKEA, from the exons ATGAATGAAAACGGAGACAGCTTTGGAAGATATTGTGGCAATCGAAATGGACAAGCCGTCGTGGTGAATGGTCGCCTTGTTGTTCTAAGATTTCGCTCAGGATATTATGGCAGTTATGGTCGATTTCGGTTGCTTTTCACCCCTGTTTACC CAACTGTAGCTCCCTCGACACAACCACCTGCACCGACAACATATCCAG cgTGCCCGCAAGTTGTTAACAACACCATGGAAAGCCCAGGATATCCCAGATACTATGTATATACAACGGGTTGCAACATCTCCGTTCCCATTCCCATGGGAGCCAACATGCAAGTCTTGTTTCAAGTCTTTTACATTCGCGACTCTGGTTGGAACTGCGG GTATTATGGTTCTCTGGAGATAATGAATGAAAACGGAGACAGCTTTGGAAGATATTGTGGCTATCGAAATGGACAAGCCGTCGTGATGAATGGTAGCATTGTTGTTCTACGATTTCGCTCAGGATATTATGGCAGTTATGGTCGATTTCGGGTGCTTTTCACCCCTGTTTACC CTTTCACAACAAGCCAACCAAGTTCTTCACAAGTACCTCCCTCACGTGGGCCAGATGCTCAAAG tCAACTCAGAAGATTTATTGCTGTTCTCCGAGACATCCTGGTTCTG ATGGAATACGTGGTAGACAACCAACTTGGTGGTCCTTCCTCTGGGAAATTCACCAAACGGGATCACATAG CTCGCATCAATGATGCGGTAAAGGACGTGGAAACTGCCATGAAAAGAGCCGGTCAGCAAAAGCGTAACCTCGACACAGTGACATTTGAGCAGTTGAAGAAGAGGGCTGCTGAAGTAATAGCAAAGATGGAAGATAAGGAAG GTCAGTTCAAGGAAAGAGCGCAGTTGGATGTTGCAAAAGGGAAACGTCAAGTAGAGGATCAAAAGCTGGCGAAAGAGAGAGaggaaaccaatcaaaacaacgAGCtcaaagaagagaagaaagaagcTTGA